Proteins from a genomic interval of Callospermophilus lateralis isolate mCalLat2 unplaced genomic scaffold, mCalLat2.hap1 Scaffold_103, whole genome shotgun sequence:
- the LOC143639975 gene encoding LOW QUALITY PROTEIN: large ribosomal subunit protein uL29-like (The sequence of the model RefSeq protein was modified relative to this genomic sequence to represent the inferred CDS: substituted 2 bases at 2 genomic stop codons): MDFWYSQEVSREIREVFPYKKALVDPAALAKIKAQVLSGKEEELPPKMDDLIVELFQVSITKVTGIVMSKPLDLWPKKIHGMLCRLKKXEENLKTXKQQWIERLHPQHKNVIKA, translated from the exons ATGGATTTTTGGTATTCACAAGAGGTCTCAAGAGAGATCCGTGAAGTCTTTCCCTACAAGAAG GCTTTGGTGGATCCTGCAGCTCTGGCCAAGATTAAGGCTCAGGTCCTTAGTGGCAAAGAGGAGGAGCTCCCCCCAAAAATGGATGACCTGATAGTGGAACTGTTCCAGGTGAGTATCACCAAAGTGACAGGCATCGTGATGTCTAAGCCCTTAGACCTATGGCCCAAGAAGATACACGGTATGCTCTGCAGGCTCAAAAAGTAGGAAGAGAACCTGAAGACCTAGAAGCAGCAGTGGATAGAGAGGCTGCACCCTCAGCACAAGAATGTGATCAAAGCCTGA